From the genome of Halomonas sp. MCCC 1A13316, one region includes:
- a CDS encoding potassium/proton antiporter: MDTINTLFLLSGFLIALSVVASRISSMVGLPLLLVFLGLGMLAGEEGILGIQFDDYSLAFLIGHLALAMILLDGGLRTRLKTFRVGFKPALSLATLGVFVTSGVVGLFAMWVFDLTLVQGLLVGAIVGSTDAAAVFSMLSGRGVHLNERVSATLEIESGTNDPMAIFLTLLLVELLVGDIRGPFETLMFMALQFGLATLIGLGGGWLSAKLLRWLDLAPGLYSLLALGLGFCVFGTTSFLGGSGFLAIYLTGLMIGNQPGRHLNFILPVHDGLAWLSQIGLFLILGLLVNPSGLLEFALPASLVALVLIFVARPLAVLITVKPFFRFRWREIGFLSWVGLRGAVPIVLAIFPVIGGVENAALYFNVAFAVVLLSLLIQGGTLPLMARWTKVEIPVGVTPNHRGPLGILPENDYEMFVYSVDNQDLDDVPIRLLRFPSGAVISALFREHAMLHPKGSTRLKPGDVLCVIGRSEDVPALNRLFSGDAKLKRERAFFGTFTFDGDALMKDIANVYGLTLSPGESEMSLADFVSLRVGGHPVVGDDVDWHGIHWVVSEMDGNRVTRVGLRLY; encoded by the coding sequence ATGGACACCATCAATACCCTTTTCCTGCTTTCCGGTTTTTTGATCGCCCTCAGCGTCGTGGCCAGCCGTATCTCTTCGATGGTGGGGCTGCCGCTGCTGCTGGTCTTCCTGGGCCTGGGAATGCTGGCAGGCGAGGAGGGGATACTCGGCATCCAGTTCGACGACTACTCGCTGGCTTTTTTGATCGGCCATCTTGCGCTGGCCATGATCCTGCTGGATGGCGGCCTGAGGACTCGGCTCAAGACCTTTCGCGTCGGCTTCAAGCCCGCCCTGTCATTGGCCACCCTGGGGGTGTTCGTCACCAGTGGCGTCGTGGGGCTGTTCGCCATGTGGGTTTTCGATCTTACCTTGGTACAGGGCCTGCTGGTCGGCGCCATCGTCGGTTCGACGGACGCAGCAGCGGTATTCTCGATGCTCAGCGGGCGTGGCGTACATCTGAACGAGCGTGTCAGCGCCACGCTCGAGATCGAATCCGGTACCAACGACCCCATGGCGATCTTCCTGACCCTGCTGCTGGTCGAGCTGCTGGTCGGGGATATCCGCGGCCCGTTCGAGACCCTGATGTTCATGGCACTGCAATTCGGTCTCGCTACTCTGATCGGCCTGGGTGGAGGCTGGCTGAGCGCCAAGCTGCTGCGCTGGCTCGATCTGGCTCCCGGGCTCTATTCACTACTGGCTCTGGGGCTGGGATTCTGCGTCTTCGGTACGACCAGTTTTCTTGGGGGGAGCGGATTCCTGGCGATCTATCTGACCGGGCTGATGATCGGCAACCAGCCGGGCAGGCACCTCAATTTCATCCTTCCCGTCCACGATGGCCTGGCTTGGCTGAGTCAGATCGGCCTGTTCTTGATACTGGGCCTGCTGGTCAACCCGTCCGGGCTGCTCGAATTTGCACTGCCAGCCTCACTGGTTGCGCTGGTTCTGATCTTCGTCGCACGTCCTCTGGCGGTGCTGATCACGGTGAAGCCCTTTTTCCGCTTTCGTTGGCGCGAGATCGGCTTTCTTTCCTGGGTTGGTTTGCGTGGCGCGGTCCCCATCGTGCTCGCTATCTTTCCGGTCATCGGTGGAGTGGAGAATGCCGCGCTCTATTTCAACGTCGCCTTTGCCGTGGTGTTGCTGTCCTTGCTCATCCAGGGCGGCACGCTGCCTTTGATGGCACGCTGGACGAAGGTCGAGATCCCCGTGGGAGTCACCCCGAATCACCGGGGGCCGCTGGGAATTCTGCCCGAGAACGACTACGAGATGTTCGTCTACAGCGTGGATAACCAGGACCTCGACGACGTCCCTATTCGCCTGTTGCGCTTCCCCTCCGGCGCGGTGATTTCGGCGCTCTTCCGCGAACATGCCATGCTGCATCCCAAGGGCAGCACCCGACTCAAGCCGGGCGACGTTCTTTGCGTCATCGGCCGCAGCGAAGACGTGCCGGCACTCAATCGGCTATTCAGTGGCGATGCCAAGCTCAAGCGCGAGCGCGCCTTCTTTGGTACTTTCACTTTCGATGGCGATGCCTTGATGAAGGATATTGCCAATGTCTATGGGCTCACGCTCAGCCCTGGCGAGAGCGAAATGTCGCTGGCCGATTTCGTCTCGCTGCGAGTTGGCGGCCACCCGGTAGTCGGCGACGATGTTGACTGGCACGGTATTCATTGGGTCGTCAGTGAAATGGACGGCAATCGTGTCACCCGGGTCGGCTTGCGTCTTTACTAG
- the nhaD gene encoding sodium:proton antiporter NhaD has protein sequence MPTGCCSKPRLRKILRWPSVLLLVFGILLFSPAALAVTGSMDLTNSAVGYIAVAIFVLAYMLVMGEEKLHMRKSKPVLVAAGLIWFMIGWVYVQSGMPNEAEHAFRETLLEFAELMLFLLVAMTYINAMDERRVFDALRSWMIRKGFSYKQLFWLTGGLAFVISPIADNLTTAMLMCAVVTKVAEGDKRFINLACINIVVAANAGGAFSPFGDITTLMVWQAGIVQFYEFFTLLIPSLVNFLIPAILMTFFINNRKPEGVYEDVWLKRGARRIVLLFLLTITTAVACHTLLHLPPVLGMMTGLGYLQFFGYFLRMTLPRSLEKKRIRYTQRGDERKLRQLGSVVPFDVFNRVARSEWDTLLFFYGVVVAVGGLGFLGYLGMLSEALYVGWDATWANIALGVVSAVVDNIPVMFAVLTMNPEMSHGHWLLITLTAGVGGSLLSIGSAAGVALMGQARGNYTFLGHLRWAPVIALGYAASVAAHLWINAGSFAVSG, from the coding sequence ATGCCAACTGGCTGCTGTTCAAAACCCAGGCTACGGAAAATTCTCCGTTGGCCGAGTGTTCTATTGCTCGTTTTCGGCATCCTGCTCTTCAGCCCCGCCGCTTTGGCGGTGACAGGCAGTATGGATCTGACCAACTCCGCCGTGGGCTACATTGCCGTGGCTATCTTCGTTCTCGCCTATATGCTGGTCATGGGCGAGGAAAAATTGCACATGCGCAAGTCCAAGCCGGTATTGGTGGCCGCTGGTCTGATCTGGTTCATGATCGGCTGGGTCTACGTGCAGTCCGGCATGCCCAACGAAGCCGAACACGCCTTCCGCGAGACGCTGCTCGAATTCGCCGAGCTGATGCTGTTCCTGCTGGTGGCGATGACCTATATCAACGCCATGGACGAGCGACGCGTCTTCGATGCGCTGCGCTCCTGGATGATCCGCAAAGGATTCAGCTACAAGCAGCTGTTCTGGCTGACCGGTGGCCTTGCCTTCGTGATTTCGCCGATCGCCGACAACCTGACGACGGCCATGCTCATGTGCGCCGTGGTCACCAAGGTGGCGGAAGGCGACAAGCGTTTCATCAACCTGGCCTGTATCAATATCGTGGTGGCGGCCAATGCCGGCGGCGCATTCAGCCCCTTCGGCGACATCACCACGCTGATGGTCTGGCAGGCGGGCATCGTGCAGTTCTATGAGTTCTTTACTTTGCTGATACCGTCGCTGGTCAATTTCCTGATCCCGGCGATCCTGATGACTTTCTTCATCAACAACCGCAAGCCGGAGGGCGTCTATGAAGACGTCTGGCTCAAGCGTGGTGCGCGGCGCATCGTCCTGCTGTTCCTGCTCACCATTACTACCGCGGTGGCCTGTCATACCCTGCTGCACCTGCCGCCGGTACTCGGCATGATGACCGGTCTTGGCTATCTGCAGTTCTTCGGTTACTTCCTGCGTATGACATTGCCCCGCTCGCTGGAGAAGAAGCGAATCCGTTACACCCAGCGCGGCGACGAGCGCAAGCTGAGGCAGTTGGGTAGCGTGGTGCCCTTCGATGTCTTCAATCGCGTGGCCCGCTCCGAGTGGGATACCCTGTTGTTCTTCTACGGGGTCGTCGTTGCCGTTGGCGGTCTGGGCTTTTTGGGGTACCTCGGCATGTTGTCCGAGGCGCTCTATGTCGGTTGGGACGCTACCTGGGCCAATATCGCGCTGGGCGTGGTTTCCGCGGTGGTCGACAACATTCCCGTGATGTTCGCCGTACTGACAATGAATCCCGAGATGTCGCACGGACATTGGCTGCTGATCACCCTCACTGCTGGCGTAGGCGGCAGCCTACTGTCGATCGGCTCGGCCGCTGGCGTCGCGCTGATGGGCCAGGCGCGCGGCAATTATACTTTTCTCGGGCATCTGCGCTGGGCGCCAGTCATCGCATTAGGCTATGCCGCCAGCGTTGCCGCTCACCTATGGATTAACGCAGGAAGCTTTGCCGTCTCCGGCTGA
- a CDS encoding NUDIX hydrolase, with product MSCHTNPVVKPTPAVAAAVVFQGRVLMVQRRNPPNAGLLALPGGRVEPGEPLLSAAQRELHEETGIIADAERVMTAIDQFQHDDRGRLLSHFVIVVVVCRWVEGVAVAGDDASQVHWLDAAQISSEPSLCASARRIAANLLADPSRR from the coding sequence ATGTCGTGCCATACAAATCCTGTAGTAAAGCCGACCCCAGCCGTGGCCGCAGCCGTGGTGTTCCAAGGGAGAGTGCTAATGGTACAGCGGCGCAACCCGCCCAATGCCGGCTTACTGGCGCTTCCGGGTGGGCGGGTGGAACCCGGCGAGCCGCTGCTGTCAGCCGCCCAGCGCGAGCTGCACGAGGAGACCGGCATCATTGCCGACGCAGAGCGAGTAATGACTGCCATCGATCAGTTCCAGCATGACGATCGAGGCCGCTTGCTCAGCCACTTCGTCATAGTCGTAGTAGTCTGCCGCTGGGTCGAAGGAGTCGCGGTCGCCGGTGACGATGCCAGTCAGGTCCACTGGCTCGATGCCGCTCAGATAAGCAGCGAACCAAGCCTCTGCGCCAGCGCGAGGCGAATTGCCGCCAACCTTCTTGCCGACCCCTCGAGACGATGA
- a CDS encoding Bax inhibitor-1/YccA family protein produces the protein MAYHDTHVAQQSSQAVSANKVLRNTYALLAMTLLFSAVTAGAAMAMGVERMNIFVFFIGAYGLMFLVHKTANSAAGLLATFAFTGFMGFTLGPILSAYLALPNGAALIMNALAMTGLTFIGLSAVALITKKDFSFLGNFLMAGGIVLILAMVAGLVFQIPALMLMVSAGFVLFASAAILFQTSEIVHRAGETNYILATITLYVSIYNLFISLLSLLGIMSSD, from the coding sequence ATGGCCTATCACGATACACATGTGGCCCAGCAATCGTCCCAGGCCGTCAGTGCCAACAAGGTATTGCGCAACACCTACGCGCTTCTGGCGATGACACTGCTGTTTTCCGCCGTCACGGCGGGTGCCGCCATGGCCATGGGCGTCGAGCGGATGAACATCTTCGTGTTCTTCATCGGCGCATACGGCCTGATGTTCCTGGTCCACAAAACCGCCAATTCGGCTGCTGGCCTGCTGGCCACCTTCGCCTTCACCGGCTTCATGGGCTTCACGCTCGGCCCTATCCTCAGCGCCTACCTTGCTCTACCCAACGGCGCTGCGCTGATCATGAATGCGCTCGCCATGACCGGACTGACCTTCATCGGTCTCTCCGCCGTGGCACTGATTACAAAGAAGGATTTCAGTTTCCTGGGCAACTTCCTGATGGCAGGTGGCATCGTGCTGATCCTGGCCATGGTGGCTGGTCTGGTGTTCCAGATCCCCGCCCTGATGTTGATGGTATCGGCAGGTTTCGTGCTGTTCGCTTCGGCCGCCATCCTCTTCCAGACCAGTGAAATCGTACACCGTGCCGGTGAGACCAACTACATCCTCGCCACCATCACCCTATATGTGTCGATCTACAACCTCTTCATCAGCCTGCTGTCGCTGCTCGGTATCATGAGCAGCGACTGA
- the tusD gene encoding sulfurtransferase complex subunit TusD, with translation MRYGLLVEGAPYSSQASHSALRFAAALIAKGHRLESVFFYHDGVHNAARLAAPPQDEPHLYDAWCSLNAEHGTQLQVCIAAALRRGLLDAREADRHGKAGHSVESPFELTGLGQLIDLGRTVDRLVTFAP, from the coding sequence ATGCGCTATGGTCTACTCGTCGAGGGAGCGCCCTACAGCAGCCAGGCGTCCCATTCCGCTTTGCGCTTTGCTGCTGCGCTGATCGCGAAAGGGCACCGACTGGAGAGTGTCTTCTTCTATCATGATGGGGTTCACAATGCGGCACGCCTTGCCGCGCCGCCTCAGGACGAACCCCACCTGTACGATGCCTGGTGCTCGCTCAATGCTGAACATGGCACTCAACTGCAGGTCTGCATTGCTGCCGCTCTGCGCCGTGGACTGCTCGATGCACGGGAAGCCGACCGCCATGGCAAGGCAGGTCATAGCGTCGAATCTCCCTTCGAGCTAACGGGACTCGGTCAGTTGATCGACCTGGGACGAACGGTCGACCGCCTGGTGACCTTCGCCCCCTGA
- the tusC gene encoding sulfurtransferase complex subunit TusC has protein sequence MRSHPTVSGDLLVILRHAPHGSSWLREGLDAALVAAAFGQSVTLLFQGDGVLALARGQQSGPLGQKGTAATLDMLEMYDIDSLHFDLEALERFGLTQQDLQLPAAGVDAGSIPRLIAGHRLVLTF, from the coding sequence ATGCGATCACACCCAACTGTCAGCGGCGACCTGTTGGTCATTCTTCGCCATGCACCGCATGGCAGCAGTTGGCTGCGCGAGGGTCTCGATGCCGCGTTGGTGGCTGCGGCTTTCGGCCAGTCGGTGACGCTGCTGTTCCAAGGCGACGGTGTCCTGGCCCTGGCCAGGGGGCAGCAGAGTGGTCCCTTGGGACAGAAGGGCACCGCGGCCACCCTGGACATGCTGGAGATGTATGACATCGACTCGCTGCACTTCGATCTGGAGGCGCTCGAGCGATTCGGTCTCACCCAGCAGGACCTGCAGCTCCCTGCCGCTGGGGTCGATGCCGGTTCGATTCCACGACTGATCGCCGGGCATCGACTGGTCCTGACATTCTGA
- the tusB gene encoding sulfurtransferase complex subunit TusB: MILHILNRPPSSSLVYRDALAAMGNEDRLLLIEDGVLGAMTAQIRHFQAVDGRLFALREDLSARGLLGQCDASVQVVDVDGFVTLTEEADKTVSWF; this comes from the coding sequence ATGATCCTGCATATTCTCAATCGACCGCCCAGTTCGAGCCTGGTCTACCGCGATGCACTTGCTGCCATGGGAAATGAGGATCGACTGCTGCTGATCGAGGATGGAGTGCTGGGTGCCATGACGGCGCAGATTCGCCATTTCCAGGCGGTAGATGGGCGTCTTTTCGCCCTGCGCGAAGATCTGAGCGCGCGCGGGCTCCTGGGCCAGTGCGACGCCAGCGTGCAGGTCGTCGATGTGGATGGCTTCGTCACCCTGACCGAAGAGGCCGACAAAACAGTGAGCTGGTTCTGA
- a CDS encoding TusE/DsrC/DsvC family sulfur relay protein produces the protein MASTETDRYLNVDSQRVALDPEGYLVDLADWTPAVAEALAAEEGRELSAEHWEVIEVIRGFYSRYEASPTMRPLVKAVGQALGPEKGRSLHLMKLFPDSPAKVAARLAGLPKPANCL, from the coding sequence ATGGCTTCCACCGAGACCGATCGTTACCTGAACGTCGACAGTCAGCGTGTTGCGCTCGACCCCGAAGGCTATCTCGTCGACCTCGCGGACTGGACGCCAGCCGTGGCCGAAGCTCTCGCCGCCGAGGAGGGACGCGAACTGTCTGCAGAGCACTGGGAAGTAATCGAGGTAATCCGCGGCTTCTACTCGCGCTACGAAGCGTCGCCGACCATGCGCCCGCTGGTCAAGGCAGTGGGCCAGGCACTGGGGCCGGAAAAAGGCCGTTCGCTGCATCTGATGAAACTCTTTCCCGACAGTCCCGCCAAGGTGGCGGCTCGCCTTGCCGGGTTGCCGAAACCCGCCAATTGCCTCTGA
- a CDS encoding acyl carrier protein phosphodiesterase translates to MNFLAHAWLARGGSDDFLYGNLIADGVKGSDLSAWSEEVASGIRHHRRVDAYVDAHPAVLAARRRAPVAYRRYAGIALDLVWDHFVARELALDRNESRLVLRSYRVLGRHPAPARLERMVPVLVAQDWLHRYADFGFTCDAVRGMGQRLSRPNRLAALVPWLKEDYDGLERDFQHLWPAVADELEVPSGGP, encoded by the coding sequence ATGAATTTCCTGGCCCATGCCTGGCTTGCCCGTGGCGGTAGCGATGATTTCCTCTATGGCAACCTGATCGCCGACGGGGTGAAGGGTAGTGACCTGTCGGCGTGGTCGGAGGAGGTCGCCAGCGGCATTCGACATCATCGCCGGGTCGATGCCTATGTCGATGCCCATCCTGCGGTACTGGCGGCACGCAGGCGTGCGCCCGTAGCGTATCGTCGCTACGCCGGCATCGCCCTCGACCTGGTATGGGATCACTTCGTGGCGCGTGAGCTCGCACTCGACAGGAACGAATCCCGTCTGGTACTGCGCAGCTACCGGGTACTTGGTCGCCATCCCGCCCCGGCCCGCCTGGAGCGCATGGTGCCGGTGCTGGTCGCCCAGGACTGGCTGCATCGCTACGCCGACTTCGGCTTCACCTGCGATGCAGTACGTGGCATGGGGCAGCGCCTATCCAGGCCGAATCGCTTGGCAGCACTGGTACCTTGGCTGAAAGAGGACTATGACGGCCTCGAACGGGACTTCCAGCACTTGTGGCCGGCGGTTGCCGACGAACTCGAAGTCCCCTCCGGCGGTCCATGA
- a CDS encoding molybdopterin molybdotransferase MoeA: MSELQSVEAALAALLKDVAPVQAENLSCEMAGQRVLADEVVARLDVPPFDNSAMDGYALHHDDAGKRLPIAQRIAAGTQAQPLVRGTCARIFTGAPLPPGADCVVMQEKVEVIDAEASVPAQIPASNNVRHRGSDVTAGDVLLERGQRLDAAALGHLASQGIVEVSVCRQPRVALLTSGDEIVEPGQPLAAGQIYNSNRPMLRDLLEKFGAEVSFIATMPDDADGTRAMLAHAAEQVDVVVTTGGVSVGEEDHVKAAIEAIGRLDLWRLALKPGKPLALGRLSASDGHEVRFVGLPGNPVSSFVAAWLFLRPLMGALLACPSLASLPTLPARAAFSTRTGPRRHYMRVRLQIDRHGITAHAFPDQGSGVLSSCVNADALAAIPADSRIEEGDPIDCLWLISD; this comes from the coding sequence ATGTCTGAACTGCAGTCCGTCGAGGCGGCCCTGGCCGCCCTGCTGAAGGATGTCGCCCCGGTGCAAGCGGAAAACCTGTCCTGCGAGATGGCCGGGCAGCGAGTTCTGGCCGACGAGGTCGTCGCGCGGCTCGACGTGCCGCCGTTCGACAACAGCGCAATGGACGGTTATGCACTGCATCATGACGATGCCGGCAAGCGCCTGCCGATCGCTCAGCGTATCGCCGCGGGAACACAAGCGCAGCCCCTCGTCAGAGGTACCTGCGCACGAATCTTCACCGGCGCCCCGCTGCCTCCTGGTGCCGACTGCGTAGTGATGCAGGAGAAAGTCGAAGTCATCGATGCCGAGGCTTCGGTACCGGCGCAGATCCCGGCAAGCAACAACGTACGCCATCGCGGTAGCGACGTGACGGCCGGCGATGTGCTGCTCGAACGTGGGCAACGCCTGGATGCCGCAGCTCTGGGGCACTTGGCGAGTCAGGGTATTGTCGAGGTGTCGGTGTGCCGGCAGCCGCGAGTCGCCCTGCTCACCAGCGGTGATGAAATCGTCGAGCCGGGCCAGCCGCTGGCTGCGGGGCAGATCTACAACAGCAACCGGCCCATGCTGCGAGACCTGTTGGAAAAATTCGGCGCCGAAGTTTCCTTCATCGCCACGATGCCCGACGACGCCGATGGTACTCGGGCCATGCTGGCGCACGCTGCCGAGCAGGTCGACGTGGTGGTAACGACTGGCGGGGTCAGCGTGGGTGAAGAGGACCATGTCAAGGCGGCCATCGAGGCGATCGGTCGACTCGACCTGTGGCGCCTGGCGCTCAAGCCCGGCAAGCCCTTGGCCTTGGGGAGGCTCTCGGCCAGCGACGGGCATGAAGTTCGCTTCGTCGGCCTACCCGGCAATCCTGTTTCAAGCTTCGTTGCCGCCTGGCTCTTCTTGCGCCCGCTGATGGGCGCCCTGCTCGCCTGCCCGAGCCTGGCCAGCCTGCCGACGCTGCCTGCGAGGGCTGCTTTCTCGACACGCACCGGGCCTCGGCGGCACTACATGCGTGTCCGACTGCAAATTGATAGGCATGGCATCACGGCGCACGCCTTTCCGGACCAAGGCTCCGGCGTGCTCTCCTCTTGCGTGAATGCTGACGCCTTGGCGGCAATCCCGGCGGACTCTCGCATCGAAGAGGGAGATCCGATCGACTGTCTCTGGCTCATAAGCGACTGA
- the moaB gene encoding molybdenum cofactor biosynthesis protein B: protein MSEAMIPLTIAVLTISDTRDFNSDRSGALLAERLSEAGHRLAERRIVIDDVYRIRATVSEWIADPEIQVILTTGGTGFTGRDSTPEAVSVLLDKRIEGFGEQFRQLSWQEVGSSTIQSRCLGGLANATVVFCLPGSSGACRTAWDGLLAEQLDSRHKPCNFANLVIPERGQHV, encoded by the coding sequence ATGAGCGAAGCGATGATTCCGCTCACCATCGCAGTGCTGACTATTTCCGATACACGAGACTTCAACAGCGACCGTAGCGGTGCCCTGCTCGCCGAGCGTCTCAGCGAGGCGGGGCATCGCCTGGCAGAGCGACGCATCGTCATTGATGATGTCTACCGGATTCGCGCCACAGTTTCCGAATGGATCGCCGACCCTGAAATCCAGGTGATCCTGACTACCGGCGGCACCGGGTTCACCGGCCGGGATTCCACCCCGGAAGCGGTATCGGTGCTGCTGGACAAGCGCATAGAGGGCTTTGGCGAGCAGTTCCGCCAGCTCTCTTGGCAAGAGGTCGGCAGCTCGACCATCCAGAGCCGCTGTCTCGGTGGCCTGGCCAATGCTACCGTCGTGTTTTGCCTCCCCGGCTCGAGTGGCGCCTGCCGCACGGCCTGGGACGGCCTGCTCGCCGAGCAGCTCGACAGCCGGCACAAGCCGTGCAACTTTGCCAATCTGGTCATCCCCGAGCGAGGCCAGCATGTCTGA
- a CDS encoding DUF1244 domain-containing protein: MQHLDDATRTQLEAAAFRRLLQHLDAKKDVQNIDLMILADFCRNCLSKWLVAAADERGAELDYEAAREYVYGMPYPEWKEKYQQEATPAQQAAFEARQASRRESQS; the protein is encoded by the coding sequence ATGCAGCATCTCGACGACGCCACACGCACCCAGCTAGAGGCCGCCGCCTTCCGTCGCCTGCTTCAGCATCTGGATGCCAAGAAGGATGTTCAGAACATCGACCTGATGATTCTTGCCGACTTCTGCCGCAACTGTCTTTCCAAGTGGCTGGTGGCCGCTGCCGACGAGCGAGGGGCCGAACTCGATTACGAAGCCGCGCGCGAATACGTCTATGGCATGCCCTACCCGGAGTGGAAAGAGAAATACCAGCAGGAGGCCACGCCGGCACAGCAGGCCGCCTTCGAGGCGCGGCAGGCAAGCAGGCGGGAGTCGCAATCATGA
- a CDS encoding helix-turn-helix domain-containing protein, with amino-acid sequence MPTNTDQQAALRIASGRKPFVEPLRLGERLKEIRLANQWTLEDVSQRTGLARSTLSKIENDQISPTFTAVQKLINGLDIDLPQLLTPPKVQPRTMGRRDLTRQGDGQRHPTPTYEHELLSCELAQKRMIPFKTIVRARSFDEFSEWVRHDGEEFLMVLEGEIHLYTEFYEPLQLSRGDSIYFDSDMGHALVSVSDEDAVVLSVCTRGDTA; translated from the coding sequence ATGCCCACCAACACCGACCAGCAGGCCGCGTTGCGTATCGCCTCGGGACGCAAACCGTTCGTCGAACCATTGCGTCTCGGTGAACGACTCAAGGAAATCCGCCTGGCCAACCAGTGGACACTGGAGGATGTCAGCCAGCGTACCGGACTGGCTCGATCCACGCTGTCCAAGATCGAGAACGACCAGATTTCGCCGACGTTCACCGCAGTGCAGAAACTGATCAATGGCCTGGACATCGACCTGCCCCAGTTGCTCACACCGCCCAAGGTGCAACCCCGCACCATGGGCCGCCGTGACCTGACCCGCCAGGGCGATGGGCAGCGCCACCCGACGCCGACCTACGAACACGAGCTGCTCAGCTGCGAATTGGCCCAAAAGCGCATGATCCCCTTCAAGACCATCGTACGGGCGCGCAGCTTCGATGAGTTCAGTGAATGGGTACGTCATGATGGCGAAGAGTTCCTGATGGTGCTGGAAGGCGAAATCCATCTCTATACCGAGTTCTACGAGCCGCTGCAGCTATCGCGTGGCGACAGCATCTATTTCGACAGCGACATGGGCCACGCCTTGGTGTCGGTGAGCGATGAAGACGCCGTGGTGCTCTCGGTCTGCACGCGTGGCGATACGGCCTGA
- a CDS encoding histone deacetylase family protein: protein MITAFISHPDCDLHHMGPEHPESPLRLEAIRARLALSGLLQQTMQSEARPASEEELGRVHPLRHLRALDKCVPQSGIVTLDSDTMMNPDSLDAARVAAGAVIRGVDQVYRGQADNVFCAVRPPGHHAEATDAMGFCFYNNVAVGAAHARARYGARRIAILDFDVHQCNGTIDIFKDDPDILICSSFQFPFYPWRYLRSEWQNVVNTPLEAGTDSAAFRRAIEDDWLPALHSFKPELVLVSAGFDAHREDPLAELCLEDEDYYWITRLALDIAALYADNRLVSVLEGGYDLDSLGRSAEAHVKALLGLPFEA from the coding sequence ATGATCACGGCGTTCATCTCGCATCCCGATTGTGACCTTCACCATATGGGCCCGGAGCATCCCGAAAGCCCCCTGCGGCTCGAAGCCATACGCGCCCGCCTGGCCCTGAGTGGTCTGCTGCAGCAGACCATGCAATCGGAAGCCCGACCTGCCAGCGAGGAGGAACTTGGCCGCGTTCATCCCCTGCGCCACCTGCGTGCGCTCGACAAGTGCGTTCCCCAGTCGGGCATCGTGACGCTGGACAGCGACACCATGATGAATCCCGACAGCCTGGATGCCGCCCGCGTGGCGGCGGGCGCAGTGATTCGCGGCGTCGATCAGGTCTACCGCGGCCAGGCCGATAACGTATTCTGCGCCGTGCGCCCGCCCGGGCATCATGCCGAAGCCACCGACGCCATGGGCTTTTGCTTCTACAACAACGTTGCCGTCGGTGCGGCGCATGCACGAGCCCGTTACGGGGCGCGACGTATTGCCATCCTCGACTTCGACGTGCATCAGTGCAACGGCACCATCGATATCTTCAAGGACGATCCGGACATATTGATCTGCTCCAGCTTCCAGTTTCCCTTCTACCCCTGGCGTTATCTGCGCAGCGAGTGGCAGAACGTGGTCAACACACCGCTGGAGGCCGGCACCGACAGCGCCGCCTTCCGCCGCGCGATAGAGGACGACTGGCTACCGGCGCTGCATTCCTTCAAGCCCGAACTGGTGCTGGTCTCGGCCGGCTTCGATGCGCATCGTGAGGATCCTCTGGCCGAGCTATGTCTGGAAGATGAAGACTATTACTGGATAACTCGTCTAGCCTTGGATATTGCCGCCCTGTATGCCGACAATCGCCTGGTCTCGGTGCTTGAGGGCGGCTACGATCTGGACTCCCTGGGGCGTAGCGCCGAGGCGCACGTCAAGGCACTGCTCGGCCTACCCTTCGAAGCTTGA